Proteins encoded together in one Streptomyces asoensis window:
- a CDS encoding SDR family NAD(P)-dependent oxidoreductase produces the protein MNGICHGRVVVVTGAGRGLGRAHALAFAAEGARVVVNDHGVGLDGTPGPDTPARQVVDEIRAAGGEAVAHHADIATSDGAASLVRTALDTYGRLDTLVNNAGFLRDRMLVNLDQDDWDAVLRVHLTGHFLTLRHAAAHWRAETKAGRPPTARVVNTSSGAGLLGSVGQGNYSAAKA, from the coding sequence GCGTCGTCGTCGTCACCGGCGCGGGACGCGGCCTCGGACGCGCCCACGCCCTCGCCTTCGCCGCCGAAGGCGCCCGGGTCGTCGTCAACGACCACGGCGTCGGCCTCGACGGCACCCCCGGCCCCGACACCCCGGCCCGCCAGGTCGTCGACGAGATCCGGGCGGCGGGCGGCGAAGCGGTCGCCCACCACGCCGACATCGCCACCTCCGACGGCGCCGCGTCCCTCGTGCGCACCGCACTCGACACCTACGGCCGGCTCGACACCCTCGTCAACAACGCCGGCTTCCTGCGCGACCGCATGCTCGTCAACCTCGACCAGGACGACTGGGACGCCGTCCTGCGCGTCCACCTCACCGGCCACTTCCTCACCCTGCGCCACGCCGCCGCACACTGGCGCGCCGAGACCAAGGCGGGCCGCCCGCCCACCGCCCGCGTCGTCAACACCAGCAGCGGCGCCGGCCTCCTCGGCTCCGTCGGCCAGGGCAACTACAGCGCCGCCAAAGC